Below is a genomic region from Armatimonadia bacterium.
GACCCCTGCGAAGGCTCGGATCGGCAACTACCGCTGGGTGATCTGCGCGATGCTGTTCTTCGCAACAACGATCAACTACATGGACCGGCAGGTCATCGGCATCCTCGCCCCGACGCTGGGCAAGGAGATCGGCTGGAACGAAGCCCAGTATGCCAAGATCGTTCTCTGCTTCCAGCTCGCCTATGCGATCGG
It encodes:
- a CDS encoding MFS transporter; translation: MSEESTAPGPMPAAQTPAKARIGNYRWVICAMLFFATTINYMDRQVIGILAPTLGKEIGWNEAQYAKIVLCFQLAYAIG